One Streptomyces sp. B21-105 genomic region harbors:
- a CDS encoding cytochrome P450: protein MEQPTAPVPPPGCPAHQADGRVPLYGPEFAADPQAYYTYLRHYGPTAPVELSPGVEATLVTDYAFALQLLQDSGAFRKDARRWRDLNEGRIPADSPVGPLLSYRPNAMFSDGAEHHRLRQAITDSMARVDSRKLSQTTEQVSNYLISQFGSRGSADLLGDYAKQLPLFVFNELFGCTADIGDRVVFGITGMFDGVNAEQAVGVMFGAIGELVALKRSKPGDDVPSWLMQHPAKLTDEEMVHQIALLLVAGNEPLRNLIGNTLHRLLTHDAYAHQGGLIDEAIDDTLWENPPMQNLGAHYPASDMEFAGQKLHAGDLVMVSYAAANTGPALTAARQAGSNRAHLAWSAGPHACPSKEPARQITVTAIENLLNKLPDVELAVPTESLTWRPGPFNRGLTVLPAKFTPVQIVQRPAPARSQAPARPQYTAPAGGRNERGGVWSQFLNWLTR, encoded by the coding sequence ATGGAACAACCCACCGCACCCGTGCCCCCGCCCGGGTGCCCGGCGCACCAGGCCGACGGCAGAGTGCCGTTGTACGGACCGGAGTTCGCGGCCGACCCGCAGGCCTACTACACCTACCTGCGCCACTACGGGCCCACCGCGCCCGTCGAGCTGTCACCGGGGGTGGAGGCCACCCTCGTCACGGACTACGCCTTCGCCCTGCAACTGCTCCAGGACTCCGGCGCGTTCCGTAAGGACGCGCGCCGCTGGCGGGACCTCAACGAAGGCCGCATCCCCGCGGACAGCCCGGTCGGGCCGCTGCTGTCCTACCGGCCCAACGCCATGTTCAGCGACGGCGCCGAGCACCACCGGCTGCGCCAGGCGATCACGGACAGCATGGCGCGCGTCGACTCGCGCAAGCTGAGCCAGACCACCGAGCAGGTCTCCAACTACCTGATCTCGCAGTTCGGTTCACGTGGCTCGGCCGATCTGCTCGGCGACTACGCCAAGCAGCTGCCGCTGTTCGTGTTCAACGAGCTGTTCGGCTGCACCGCCGACATCGGGGACCGCGTCGTCTTCGGCATCACCGGCATGTTCGACGGTGTGAACGCCGAGCAGGCGGTCGGGGTGATGTTCGGGGCCATCGGTGAACTCGTCGCGCTCAAGCGGTCCAAGCCCGGCGACGACGTCCCCTCGTGGCTGATGCAGCACCCGGCCAAGCTCACCGACGAGGAGATGGTCCACCAGATCGCCCTGCTGCTGGTGGCGGGCAACGAGCCGCTGCGCAACCTCATCGGCAACACACTGCACCGCCTGCTCACCCACGACGCGTACGCCCACCAGGGCGGTCTGATCGACGAGGCGATCGACGACACGCTGTGGGAGAACCCGCCGATGCAGAACCTCGGCGCCCACTACCCGGCGTCCGACATGGAGTTCGCCGGGCAGAAGCTGCACGCCGGCGACCTCGTGATGGTCAGCTACGCCGCGGCCAACACCGGCCCGGCGCTGACGGCGGCACGCCAGGCCGGCAGCAACCGCGCCCACCTCGCCTGGAGCGCGGGCCCGCACGCCTGCCCGTCCAAGGAACCCGCCCGGCAGATCACCGTGACGGCCATCGAGAACCTGCTGAACAAGCTGCCCGACGTCGAGCTGGCGGTGCCCACCGAGAGCCTGACCTGGCGGCCGGGCCCCTTCAACCGCGGACTCACGGTGCTGCCCGCCAAGTTCACCCCGGTGCAGATCGTCCAGCGGCCCGCGCCGGCCCGCAGCCAGGCCCCGGCACGTCCGCAGTACACCGCCCCGGCGGGCGGCAGGAACGAACGGGGAGGCGTGTGGAGCCAGTTCCTCAACTGGCTGACGAGGTGA
- a CDS encoding tryptophan dimethylallyltransferase family protein — protein MTAPRPGFPGEPAAGTLGGHAVRQLLRLSEIAGLSAVDAEVYARTLLDVLGPVAERPLELPPPSRSFLSDDHTPVEFSLSCEPGAPPTLRVLLEPGAGAGDLTDNGRAGLRVIREMGRRWGFGTDRLDDLEDLFFPPSPEGPLALWCALELRPGGVPKVKAYLNPAASGERRAAKTVRKALKRLGHHEAFKALPDGDRLLFFALDLGDWAEPRVKVYLAHHDLSAPEAAALSRTGDGSGSAEIEEFFRIVTGEEHDPRFVRRPVQTCHAFTETATGLPSGFTVYIPVRDYARHDGEALDRAVALLSRHGIDPGPVLRASAAVTSRQPEDGVGLVAYLGLAHQRGRPPRVMTYISSEAYEVRPPAVVSPTDLPADVPVEVPVDVSAEVPSVVPPPAPVPAEA, from the coding sequence ATGACCGCGCCGCGTCCCGGGTTCCCGGGCGAACCGGCGGCGGGCACGCTCGGCGGCCACGCGGTCCGTCAGTTACTGCGACTGAGCGAGATCGCGGGACTGTCCGCAGTCGACGCCGAGGTCTACGCGCGCACGCTTCTCGACGTGCTGGGACCCGTCGCCGAGCGCCCCCTGGAACTGCCGCCGCCCAGCCGCAGCTTCCTCTCGGACGATCACACGCCGGTGGAGTTCTCCCTCTCCTGCGAACCGGGCGCCCCGCCGACGCTGCGGGTGCTCCTCGAGCCGGGGGCCGGCGCCGGCGACCTGACGGACAACGGCCGCGCCGGACTGCGGGTGATACGGGAGATGGGCCGGCGCTGGGGCTTCGGCACCGACCGGCTCGACGACCTGGAGGACCTGTTCTTCCCGCCCTCGCCCGAGGGGCCGCTGGCGCTCTGGTGCGCGCTGGAGCTGCGTCCCGGCGGTGTCCCCAAGGTCAAGGCCTACCTGAATCCCGCGGCCTCGGGAGAGAGAAGGGCCGCCAAGACCGTACGGAAGGCTCTCAAGCGACTCGGTCACCACGAGGCGTTCAAGGCGCTCCCGGACGGCGACCGCCTGCTGTTCTTCGCCCTGGACCTCGGCGACTGGGCGGAGCCGCGGGTGAAGGTCTATCTCGCGCACCACGACCTGTCGGCCCCGGAGGCGGCCGCCCTGTCGCGCACGGGCGACGGGTCCGGCAGCGCGGAGATCGAGGAGTTCTTCCGCATCGTGACGGGGGAGGAGCACGACCCGCGATTCGTCCGCCGGCCCGTCCAGACCTGCCATGCCTTCACCGAGACGGCGACCGGTCTGCCGAGCGGCTTCACCGTCTACATCCCGGTCCGCGACTACGCCCGGCACGACGGCGAGGCCCTGGACCGGGCCGTGGCACTGCTCTCCCGCCACGGCATCGACCCGGGGCCGGTGCTGCGCGCCTCGGCCGCCGTCACCTCGCGGCAGCCGGAGGACGGTGTGGGACTCGTCGCCTATCTGGGACTGGCCCACCAACGGGGCCGTCCGCCCCGGGTGATGACGTACATCTCCTCGGAGGCGTACGAGGTCCGGCCGCCCGCGGTCGTGTCGCCGACCGACCTGCCGGCCGACGTGCCCGTGGAGGTGCCGGTGGACGTTTCGGCAGAAGTGCCGTCCGTCGTCCCGCCGCCGGCTCCCGTGCCTGCCGAGGCGTGA
- a CDS encoding flavin-containing monooxygenase: protein MSLCVIGAGLSGLAAAHALKSEGVDFVVLEQAPEVGGLWRQAQAGERGPGYLSLHLNTNKRLTGYADYPMPDSYPVYPKHSDVAAYLRDFAEWAGVTDRIELGTTVESVTRSAGGSWTVVSRDAQGRRTTRDFSHVVVASGHNTEPVLPAPLPGSDTFEGAVLHALDYRDGSDFTGRRVVVVGLGASAVDIAADLSRYAAQTFLSVRRGLHIVPKQLFGMPLDDVAEATWWTAMTLAEQRRFIEQALLIARGKLSDYGLPEPDHPIFASAVTVSDEILTRIRHGGVVPKPAIERLDADRVVFTDGTSVPADAVVHCTGYRMAYPFLPAGCPIGPQGSVELYKRVVAPDHPGLHFVGLVRPHGSITRLVEAQSRWVARIAAGRATLPEREVMRKEISGYLDGIAGQYGQVQGASIQVNVAPYLEELRAE, encoded by the coding sequence GTGAGTCTGTGTGTCATCGGTGCGGGGCTGTCGGGGCTGGCGGCGGCACACGCTCTGAAATCCGAGGGCGTCGACTTCGTCGTCCTGGAGCAGGCGCCCGAGGTCGGTGGGCTCTGGCGGCAGGCGCAGGCCGGCGAACGCGGGCCGGGCTACCTCTCGCTGCACCTCAACACCAACAAGCGCCTCACCGGTTACGCCGACTACCCGATGCCCGACTCCTACCCCGTCTACCCGAAGCACAGTGACGTCGCCGCGTACTTGCGTGACTTCGCCGAGTGGGCCGGCGTGACGGACCGCATCGAGCTGGGGACGACGGTCGAGTCCGTCACGCGGAGCGCCGGCGGTTCCTGGACGGTGGTCAGCCGGGACGCCCAAGGGCGGCGCACCACACGCGACTTCAGCCATGTCGTCGTCGCGTCGGGGCACAACACCGAACCGGTCCTGCCCGCTCCGCTCCCGGGTTCCGACACGTTCGAAGGAGCGGTCCTCCACGCACTCGACTACCGCGACGGGAGCGACTTCACCGGCCGGCGGGTCGTCGTGGTGGGGCTGGGGGCCTCGGCGGTGGACATCGCCGCCGACCTCTCCCGGTACGCCGCGCAGACCTTCCTGTCCGTGCGCCGGGGGCTGCACATCGTGCCCAAGCAGCTCTTCGGCATGCCGTTGGACGACGTCGCGGAGGCGACGTGGTGGACGGCCATGACCCTCGCGGAGCAGCGCCGCTTCATCGAGCAGGCACTGCTCATCGCGCGCGGCAAGCTCTCGGACTACGGGCTGCCCGAGCCGGACCATCCGATCTTCGCTTCGGCCGTGACCGTCTCCGACGAGATCCTCACCCGTATCCGGCACGGCGGGGTCGTCCCCAAGCCCGCGATCGAGCGCCTCGACGCCGACCGCGTCGTCTTCACCGACGGCACCTCCGTGCCCGCCGACGCGGTGGTCCACTGCACGGGGTACCGCATGGCGTACCCGTTCCTCCCGGCGGGCTGCCCGATCGGCCCGCAGGGCTCCGTCGAGCTGTACAAGCGGGTCGTCGCGCCCGACCACCCCGGTCTGCACTTCGTCGGCCTGGTCCGCCCGCACGGCTCCATCACCCGTCTGGTGGAGGCCCAGTCCCGCTGGGTGGCACGGATCGCGGCGGGCAGGGCGACGCTGCCGGAGCGGGAGGTCATGCGCAAGGAGATCTCCGGCTACCTGGACGGCATCGCCGGTCAGTACGGTCAGGTGCAGGGAGCGTCGATCCAGGTCAACGTCGCGCCCTACCTGGAGGAGCTGCGGGCGGAGTGA
- a CDS encoding GntR family transcriptional regulator produces MPAQAAAPAQAAAPARAAVPAPALPVLGGRRSSYRERVADALRAALIAGELLPGEVYSAPALAARFGVSATPVREAMLDLAKEGLVDAVPNKGFRVTDVSDRQLDEYTHVRALIEIPTVVALATTADPVSLEALRPAAREIVAAAVAGDLIAYVEADTRFHLGLLALAGNSHLVEVVRELRGRARLYGLTALSASGRLLASAEEHLELLDALLARDERAVREVMTRHLGHVRGLWATPRP; encoded by the coding sequence ATGCCCGCACAGGCCGCTGCACCCGCACAGGCCGCGGCACCCGCACGGGCCGCAGTGCCCGCGCCCGCCCTGCCGGTGCTCGGCGGCCGTCGCAGCAGCTACCGCGAGCGGGTCGCCGACGCCCTGCGGGCCGCGCTGATCGCGGGTGAGCTGCTGCCCGGCGAGGTGTACTCGGCGCCGGCCCTCGCCGCCCGCTTCGGCGTCTCGGCGACCCCGGTGCGCGAGGCGATGCTGGACCTCGCGAAGGAGGGCCTGGTCGACGCCGTCCCGAACAAGGGGTTCCGGGTCACCGACGTCTCCGACCGGCAGCTGGACGAGTACACCCACGTCCGCGCGCTCATCGAGATCCCCACCGTGGTCGCGCTGGCCACCACCGCCGACCCGGTGTCCCTGGAGGCGCTGCGTCCGGCGGCCCGCGAGATCGTCGCCGCCGCGGTCGCGGGCGACCTCATCGCCTACGTGGAGGCCGACACCCGCTTCCACCTGGGCCTGCTGGCCCTCGCCGGCAACTCCCATCTCGTCGAGGTGGTCCGCGAGTTGCGCGGCCGGGCCCGGCTGTACGGGCTGACCGCCCTGTCCGCGTCGGGGCGGCTGCTGGCCTCCGCCGAGGAACACCTGGAGCTCCTCGACGCCCTGCTGGCCCGCGACGAGCGGGCGGTGCGCGAGGTCATGACCCGGCACCTGGGACACGTCCGCGGCCTGTGGGCCACCCCCCGCCCGTAA
- a CDS encoding proline racemase family protein, translated as MRSKLVLHAVDSHTEGMPTRVITGGIGVVPGATMNERRLWFREHRDDVRQLLMNEPRGHSAMSGAILQPPTRADCDWGVLYIEVSGYLPMCGHGTIGVATVLVETGMVEVVEPVTTIRLDTPAGLVVADVAVEDGAAISVTLHNVPSFAVALDRKAVLPDGRTVTYDLAYGGNFYAILPLEEFGLPFDRARADDILDAGLSLMEAINSEEEPVHPEDPSIRGCHHVHLYAPGATARHSRHAMAIHPGWFDRSPCGTGTSARMAQLHARGELPLHTEFVNESFIGTRFTGRLLGRTEVAGRPAVLPSFTGRAWITGTAQYLLDPTDPFPAGFVL; from the coding sequence ATGCGCAGCAAGCTCGTCCTGCACGCCGTCGACTCGCACACCGAAGGGATGCCGACCCGGGTGATCACGGGCGGCATCGGCGTCGTTCCCGGCGCGACCATGAACGAGCGGCGGCTGTGGTTCCGCGAACACCGGGACGACGTCCGGCAGTTGTTGATGAACGAGCCGCGCGGGCACTCCGCGATGAGCGGCGCGATCCTCCAGCCGCCGACCCGGGCGGACTGCGACTGGGGCGTCCTGTACATCGAGGTGTCCGGCTATCTCCCGATGTGCGGGCACGGCACGATCGGCGTGGCGACCGTGCTCGTCGAGACGGGCATGGTCGAGGTCGTCGAACCGGTCACCACGATCCGGCTGGACACCCCGGCCGGGCTCGTCGTCGCCGATGTGGCGGTCGAGGACGGGGCGGCCATCTCCGTCACGCTGCACAACGTCCCCTCCTTCGCGGTCGCGCTGGACCGCAAGGCGGTGCTGCCAGACGGCCGCACGGTCACCTACGACCTGGCGTACGGCGGGAACTTCTACGCGATCCTGCCGCTGGAGGAGTTCGGGCTGCCCTTCGACCGCGCCCGCGCGGACGACATCCTGGACGCCGGGCTGTCGCTCATGGAGGCGATCAACTCCGAGGAGGAGCCGGTCCATCCGGAGGATCCGTCCATCCGCGGCTGCCACCATGTCCACCTGTACGCGCCCGGCGCCACCGCCCGGCACTCCCGGCACGCGATGGCCATCCACCCCGGCTGGTTCGACCGCTCCCCGTGCGGCACCGGGACCAGTGCCCGCATGGCGCAGCTGCACGCGCGAGGTGAACTGCCGTTGCACACCGAGTTCGTGAACGAGTCGTTCATCGGTACCCGCTTCACGGGCCGGCTCCTCGGGCGGACGGAGGTCGCCGGGCGTCCGGCGGTGCTGCCCAGCTTCACCGGCCGCGCCTGGATCACCGGCACGGCCCAGTACCTGCTGGACCCCACGGACCCCTTCCCGGCCGGCTTCGTGCTCTGA
- a CDS encoding dihydrodipicolinate synthase family protein, whose product MTLSSPASRRRPWHGVLVATALPFDDDLRVDHDRYAEHCAWLVANGCDGVVPNGSLGEYQVLTPEERARVVETAVAAVGGARVMPGVAAYGSVEARRWAEQAAGAGCSAVMLLPPNAYRADERAVVAHYAEVARAGLPVVAYNNPIDTKVDLVPELLARLHGEGHVHAVKEFSGDVRRAYRIAELAPELDLLVGADDVLLELAVAGAKGWVAGYPNALPRASAELYRAAVAGDLTTALPLYRQLHPLLRWDSRVEFVQAIKLSMDVVGRHGGRCRPPRVPLLPEQEAAVRAATEKAVAAGLA is encoded by the coding sequence ATGACTCTCTCCTCCCCCGCCTCCCGGCGGCGCCCCTGGCACGGCGTCCTCGTCGCCACCGCGCTGCCGTTCGACGACGACCTCCGCGTCGACCACGACCGGTATGCCGAGCACTGCGCCTGGCTGGTGGCGAACGGCTGCGACGGCGTCGTACCCAACGGCTCACTGGGCGAGTACCAGGTGCTCACTCCCGAGGAGCGCGCCAGGGTGGTGGAGACCGCGGTGGCCGCCGTGGGCGGGGCGCGCGTCATGCCCGGGGTCGCCGCGTACGGCTCGGTCGAGGCCCGGCGCTGGGCCGAACAGGCGGCCGGGGCGGGCTGTTCGGCGGTGATGCTGCTGCCGCCCAACGCCTATCGCGCCGACGAGCGGGCCGTCGTCGCCCACTACGCGGAGGTGGCCCGGGCGGGCCTGCCGGTCGTGGCGTACAACAACCCGATCGACACCAAGGTCGACCTCGTGCCCGAACTGCTGGCGCGGCTGCACGGCGAGGGGCACGTCCACGCCGTCAAGGAGTTCTCCGGCGATGTGCGCCGCGCCTACCGCATCGCCGAACTCGCCCCCGAACTGGATCTGTTGGTCGGCGCGGACGACGTGCTGCTGGAGCTGGCCGTGGCCGGCGCGAAGGGCTGGGTGGCCGGCTACCCGAACGCGCTGCCGAGGGCGTCGGCGGAGCTGTACCGGGCCGCCGTCGCCGGTGACCTCACCACCGCGCTCCCCCTCTACCGTCAACTGCATCCGCTGCTGCGCTGGGACTCGCGCGTCGAGTTCGTCCAGGCCATCAAGCTCTCGATGGACGTGGTGGGCCGGCACGGCGGCCGCTGCCGTCCGCCACGGGTCCCGCTGCTGCCGGAGCAGGAGGCGGCCGTCCGCGCGGCCACCGAGAAGGCCGTCGCCGCAGGCCTCGCGTGA
- a CDS encoding NAD(P)/FAD-dependent oxidoreductase has protein sequence MSERRPLLAVIGAGPAGLAATVAAAARGVRVMLIDSAAEAGGQFYRQPARGLGARRPEALHHQWRTWERLRAGLDTHVDAGRVTHLSDRHVWCVERESGALVVHALLGPRQTESAAVRADAVLLATGAYEKVLPFPGWTLPGVVTAGGAQALLKGGLSLPGRTAVVAGTGPLLLPVATGLAAAGAQVVALVESAGPKGLARGARAGAAAPAKLAEGAAFAARLAYRRIPVMTRHAVLEAHGVERLESVTVAALDADGRPVPGSQRRLSCDTLAVGHGLLPHTDLADGLGCRLDGPGVWVDAEQRTDVPGVWAAGETTGVGGATLSLAEGHIAGRSAAARLTGRIPDPDGWAPAARTRDRLRAFFTALDAAYAAQPVRWAEQVTAETVVCRCEEVSAGAVRESVDALGAGDLRTVKLLTRAGMGWCQGRMCEPGVAGVAGCALTPARRLLARPVPLGVLADAPTDPPATP, from the coding sequence ATGAGTGAACGCCGCCCGCTCCTCGCGGTGATCGGCGCCGGCCCGGCCGGGCTCGCCGCCACCGTGGCGGCCGCGGCGCGCGGCGTGCGCGTGATGCTGATCGACTCCGCCGCCGAGGCGGGCGGGCAGTTCTACCGGCAGCCCGCGCGCGGCCTCGGCGCCCGGCGCCCCGAGGCGCTGCACCACCAGTGGCGCACCTGGGAGCGTCTGCGCGCCGGCCTCGACACCCACGTCGACGCGGGCCGCGTCACGCACCTGAGTGATCGTCATGTCTGGTGTGTGGAGCGGGAGTCGGGTGCTCTCGTCGTGCACGCACTGCTCGGTCCGCGGCAGACGGAGTCCGCCGCCGTGCGGGCCGACGCGGTGCTGCTGGCGACCGGGGCATACGAGAAGGTCCTGCCGTTCCCCGGCTGGACCCTGCCCGGAGTGGTCACCGCGGGCGGTGCGCAGGCGCTGCTCAAGGGAGGGCTGTCGCTGCCCGGCCGTACCGCCGTCGTCGCCGGCACCGGCCCCCTGCTGCTGCCCGTGGCGACCGGACTCGCGGCGGCCGGCGCCCAGGTCGTCGCCCTGGTCGAGTCGGCCGGCCCCAAAGGCCTCGCACGCGGCGCCCGCGCCGGGGCGGCGGCACCCGCGAAGCTCGCCGAGGGAGCCGCCTTCGCCGCCCGACTGGCCTACCGGCGCATTCCGGTGATGACCCGTCATGCCGTGCTGGAGGCCCATGGCGTCGAGCGCCTGGAGTCCGTCACCGTGGCCGCGCTGGACGCCGACGGCCGTCCCGTGCCCGGCAGCCAACGGCGGCTGTCCTGCGACACCCTCGCCGTCGGCCACGGTCTGCTGCCGCACACGGATCTCGCGGACGGGCTCGGCTGCCGCCTCGACGGACCGGGCGTGTGGGTCGACGCCGAACAGCGCACCGACGTGCCCGGCGTCTGGGCCGCGGGCGAGACCACGGGCGTCGGCGGCGCGACACTGTCGCTGGCGGAGGGACACATCGCCGGACGGTCGGCGGCGGCGAGACTGACGGGACGGATTCCCGACCCGGACGGCTGGGCCCCGGCCGCCCGGACCCGTGACCGGCTGCGGGCCTTCTTCACAGCGCTGGACGCCGCGTATGCCGCGCAGCCCGTGCGGTGGGCGGAGCAGGTGACCGCCGAGACAGTCGTGTGCCGCTGCGAGGAGGTGTCCGCCGGCGCCGTCCGCGAGTCCGTCGACGCCCTCGGCGCCGGTGATCTGCGCACCGTGAAACTGCTGACCAGGGCCGGCATGGGCTGGTGTCAGGGCCGCATGTGCGAGCCCGGCGTGGCCGGTGTGGCAGGCTGCGCGCTCACCCCGGCACGACGGCTGCTGGCCCGCCCGGTGCCGCTCGGCGTCCTGGCGGACGCCCCGACCGATCCACCGGCGACCCCGTGA
- a CDS encoding (2Fe-2S)-binding protein has translation MNPLRLVRARPGAPFTVTFDNREIQALPGQSLAAALWSSGVTAWRTTRGAERARGVFCGIGVCFDCLVTVDGRPDQRACLVPAAPGAVVRSQAGTGHDE, from the coding sequence GTGAACCCCCTGAGGCTGGTCCGGGCCCGTCCCGGCGCCCCGTTCACCGTCACCTTCGACAACCGGGAGATCCAGGCCCTGCCCGGGCAGAGCCTCGCCGCCGCCCTGTGGTCGTCCGGTGTCACGGCCTGGCGCACGACTCGCGGGGCGGAGCGGGCGCGCGGGGTGTTCTGCGGGATCGGAGTCTGCTTCGACTGTCTCGTCACCGTCGACGGCCGCCCCGACCAGCGGGCCTGCCTGGTGCCGGCCGCACCGGGGGCCGTCGTCCGCTCGCAGGCCGGGACGGGCCACGATGAGTGA
- a CDS encoding NAD(P)/FAD-dependent oxidoreductase — protein sequence MVGAACALYAARAGLDVIVVDRGPVAGGTTGAGEGNLLVSDKEPGPELQLALLSSRLWHELAQEELAAAVEYEPKGGLVVASTAQSLTALTVLSAGQRAAGVRAVPVDAGELQDLEPHLAPGLAGGVLYPQDAQVMPSLAAAHLMRASGARLETGRTVTRILRGPGGAVRGVRTDRGDILAPAVINAAGVEGAEVAALAGVGLPVLPRRGFVLVTEPLPPRVRHKVYAADYVADVASDSAALQTSPVVEGTAAGPVLIGASRERVGFDRSFSLPVVRALAAGATRLFPFLEHVRAMRTYLGFRPYLPDHLPAIGPDPRAPGLFHACGHEGAGIGLATGTGRLLAQMLTDASPELDLTPFRPDRFDPSAPFDRPHRAHHSPPPGRPADRSDRSHRSDRSDRSDRSHRSDRSDRSDRA from the coding sequence ATGGTCGGCGCGGCCTGTGCCCTGTACGCGGCGCGAGCCGGTCTTGACGTGATCGTGGTGGACCGGGGCCCGGTGGCCGGCGGCACCACCGGCGCCGGCGAGGGCAATCTCCTCGTCTCCGACAAGGAGCCCGGTCCCGAGCTCCAACTGGCGCTGCTGTCCTCCCGGTTGTGGCACGAGCTGGCCCAGGAGGAGCTCGCCGCGGCCGTGGAGTACGAGCCCAAGGGCGGCCTCGTGGTGGCGTCGACCGCCCAGTCCCTCACCGCGCTGACGGTCCTCTCGGCCGGGCAGCGCGCCGCCGGGGTACGGGCCGTGCCTGTCGACGCGGGTGAACTTCAGGATCTGGAACCCCACTTGGCGCCGGGGCTCGCCGGCGGCGTGCTGTATCCGCAGGACGCCCAGGTCATGCCCAGCCTCGCCGCCGCCCACCTGATGCGCGCCTCGGGTGCACGGCTGGAGACCGGCCGTACGGTGACCCGGATCCTGCGCGGCCCGGGCGGCGCGGTGCGGGGCGTGCGGACCGACCGCGGCGACATCCTCGCGCCGGCCGTGATCAATGCGGCGGGCGTCGAAGGAGCGGAGGTCGCCGCGCTCGCCGGCGTCGGGCTGCCCGTGCTGCCCCGCCGTGGCTTCGTCCTGGTCACCGAGCCGCTGCCGCCGCGCGTACGGCACAAGGTGTACGCCGCCGACTACGTGGCCGACGTGGCGAGCGACTCGGCGGCCCTGCAGACCTCCCCGGTCGTCGAGGGCACCGCAGCCGGGCCCGTACTGATCGGCGCGAGCCGGGAACGGGTCGGGTTCGACAGGTCCTTCTCACTGCCGGTCGTGCGGGCCCTGGCGGCGGGGGCCACCCGCCTGTTCCCGTTCCTGGAACACGTCCGGGCGATGCGCACCTACCTCGGTTTCCGCCCCTACCTGCCCGACCACCTGCCCGCGATCGGCCCGGACCCCCGGGCGCCCGGACTGTTCCACGCCTGCGGACACGAGGGCGCGGGCATCGGTCTCGCCACCGGCACGGGCCGGCTCCTCGCACAGATGCTCACCGACGCGAGCCCGGAGCTGGACCTGACGCCGTTCCGGCCCGACCGCTTCGACCCCTCCGCCCCCTTCGACCGCCCGCACCGCGCACACCATTCCCCGCCCCCCGGCCGTCCTGCCGACCGATCCGACCGTTCCCATCGTTCCGACCGATCCGACCGATCCGACCGTTCCCATCGTTCCGACCGATCCGACCGATCCGACCGTGCGTAA